One window of the Archangium primigenium genome contains the following:
- a CDS encoding beta strand repeat-containing protein — MRLSFRWFPTLLLALALVRCGDPTTPAPTEPVPGEIRDAGGEPDAGGPTDAGGVRDAGGEPDAGGTPDGGGTPDAGETPDGGGTPDAGVKRFTVGGTVSGLRGAALVLENAGETLTLTANGAFTFATALEQGSAYDVRVRSAPQGERCEVREGAGTLGDADVTNVTVTCAPRTFSVGGTVSGLASGATVTLHNLGGDALSLSENGTFRFPTPVAWDARYDVTIAAQSPGQSCAVTDGQGSGVRADVSSVRIQCLRLFYTVGGTVSGLPSGKTVVLTTNKGERLSVAGTASGQAPFASARAFEYGMTYSVSLESTSPGLTCAMMRNGNGTVGAADVTNVEVACTLNRYTVGGDVLGLASGKTLVLTNNGGDDLMVTGSGAFTFATSLPSGSAYAVAVKTQPAGAVCEVRRGTGTVEDVEVRSVRVDCVASQYTVGGTVTGLSSGKSLWLMTDKGGTVRVLGTASGPATFASERNYTEGTTYAVSVQTPPPGVTCVVNKGSGTVGTADVTDVAVVCTLNRYTVGGSVTGLLSGKRLVLTNNGGDDLTVTASGPFTFATSLTSGSAYAVAVKTQPVGAVCSVAGGGMGTVETADVTGVSVNCTLDRYTVGGGVTGLPSGKSLVLTTSRDERMSVAGSSSGPVLFTSPRGYTEGETYTVSVLTNPSGMTCAVSKGSGTVGTADVTDVAVVCSFNRYTVGGTVAGLASGKSLVLTNNGGDDLTVAASGAFTFATSLTSGSAYSVAVKTQPSGAVCTVSSGTGTVETANVTSVRVDCVASQYTVGGLVTGLPSGKTLVLASDNGDRLSIPGTAEGQVSFTLGQVYTEGQTYTVSVRTDPAGMTCAVSKGSGTMGTANVTDVAVTCSPHRYTVGGSVAGLASGKTLVLTNNGGDDLAVTASGPFTFATSLTSGSAYAVAVKTQPSGAVCTVSSGTGTVETANVTSVRVDCVASQYTVGGLVTGLPSGKTLVLASDNGDRLSIPGTAEGQVSFTLGQVYTEGQTYTVSVRTDPAGMTCAVSKGSGTMGTANVTDVAVTCSPHRYTVGGSVAGLASGKTLVLTNNGGDDLAVTASGPFTFATSLTSGSAYAVAVKTQPSGAVCTVANGSGTLESNVTNVLVECTSNAYSVGGTVFDLPAGKSLVLTNNGGDDLTVSGGSGERPFTFATPVESGSPYVVAVKTQPAGMTCTVSNGSGTGDVSPITNVSVVCRTDTYSVGGTLRGLPSGRSVELTNNGGDNLTIQGASGSPTFTFPSRLPSGATYTVAVKTQPSGATCTVSNGSGTLDANVTDVLVSCTLNTYSVGGTITGLLGGKSLVLTNSGGDDLTVVGASSGNTLFTFATPVASGSTYAVALKTPPTGQNCTVSAATASGTVGSSNVTNVAITCTTPPRISVLRVGDGTATLSNAATRVYIESLEVTGGSASNSSTVAVSGLTISGAAGSEGFVNRSADGRYVVFAGYNAAPGTAGVSTSTTPRVVGRVDNTGTISIPVTLTNAFLGASVRSAATSDGSGYWVAGNSSSSSVAGIHYAVTGSTGAATQVLADPNNARVVGVFNGGLYLSTNSGSYVSISSVGTGLPITTGQKATVLPGLPQGVAPMTSPYQFFFLGTNTLYVADDASRVLKYVYNPSTNKWVTATLPDSGTVLSVVAVMDGTAVRLVATVKNGSRLITILDDGAATAWTTLATAPTNTGYRGVTLAPNP, encoded by the coding sequence ATGCGATTGTCCTTCCGATGGTTTCCGACGCTGCTGCTGGCGTTGGCGCTGGTGCGTTGTGGCGACCCCACGACTCCCGCTCCCACCGAGCCGGTTCCTGGTGAAATCCGTGACGCGGGCGGCGAGCCGGACGCCGGGGGCCCGACGGACGCGGGCGGTGTGCGGGACGCGGGCGGCGAGCCAGATGCGGGAGGGACACCGGATGGCGGAGGGACACCGGACGCGGGAGAGACACCGGATGGCGGAGGGACACCGGACGCGGGCGTGAAGCGGTTCACCGTGGGGGGCACGGTGTCGGGCCTGCGCGGCGCGGCGCTGGTGCTGGAGAACGCGGGCGAGACGCTGACGCTCACCGCGAACGGGGCCTTCACCTTCGCCACGGCGCTGGAGCAGGGCAGCGCCTACGACGTGCGCGTGCGCTCCGCGCCCCAGGGCGAGCGGTGCGAGGTGCGCGAGGGCGCGGGGACGCTCGGCGACGCGGACGTGACGAACGTCACCGTGACGTGCGCGCCCCGCACGTTCTCGGTGGGCGGCACGGTGAGTGGCCTCGCCTCGGGCGCCACCGTGACGCTGCACAACCTGGGCGGGGACGCGCTGAGCCTCTCCGAGAATGGGACCTTCCGCTTCCCCACGCCCGTCGCCTGGGACGCGCGCTACGACGTCACGATCGCCGCCCAGTCCCCGGGCCAGTCCTGCGCGGTGACGGACGGCCAGGGCTCCGGGGTGCGCGCGGATGTGAGCTCCGTGCGCATCCAGTGCCTCCGCCTCTTCTACACCGTGGGCGGGACCGTCAGTGGTCTGCCGAGCGGCAAGACGGTGGTGCTGACCACCAACAAGGGCGAGCGCCTGAGCGTCGCGGGCACGGCCAGCGGCCAGGCCCCGTTCGCCTCGGCCCGCGCCTTCGAGTATGGGATGACGTATTCCGTGTCCCTTGAGAGCACGTCGCCGGGCCTCACCTGCGCGATGATGCGCAACGGCAACGGCACGGTGGGCGCGGCGGACGTGACGAACGTGGAGGTGGCGTGCACGCTCAACCGCTACACGGTGGGCGGCGATGTGCTGGGGCTGGCGAGCGGCAAGACGCTGGTGCTCACCAATAACGGCGGGGATGACCTGATGGTGACGGGCTCGGGTGCCTTCACCTTCGCCACGTCCCTGCCGAGCGGTTCGGCCTATGCGGTGGCGGTGAAGACCCAGCCCGCGGGCGCGGTCTGCGAGGTGCGGCGGGGCACGGGCACGGTCGAGGACGTGGAGGTGAGGAGCGTGCGCGTGGACTGCGTGGCCTCGCAGTACACGGTGGGCGGCACGGTCACCGGGCTGTCGAGTGGCAAGAGCCTGTGGTTGATGACCGACAAGGGCGGGACCGTGCGCGTCCTGGGCACGGCCAGTGGCCCGGCCACGTTCGCCTCGGAGCGGAACTACACGGAGGGAACGACGTACGCGGTGTCGGTGCAGACGCCTCCCCCGGGCGTGACGTGCGTGGTGAACAAGGGCAGCGGCACGGTGGGCACGGCGGACGTGACGGACGTGGCCGTGGTGTGCACGCTCAACCGTTACACGGTGGGCGGCAGCGTGACGGGGCTGCTGAGCGGCAAGCGGTTGGTGCTTACCAACAACGGCGGGGATGACCTGACGGTGACGGCCTCGGGCCCGTTCACCTTCGCCACGTCCCTGACGAGCGGCTCGGCCTATGCCGTGGCGGTGAAGACCCAGCCCGTGGGCGCGGTCTGCTCGGTGGCCGGTGGTGGCATGGGCACCGTCGAGACCGCGGACGTGACGGGCGTGAGCGTGAACTGCACGCTCGACCGCTACACGGTGGGCGGCGGTGTGACGGGGCTGCCGAGTGGCAAGTCACTGGTGCTGACCACCAGCAGGGACGAGCGCATGAGCGTCGCGGGCTCGTCCAGTGGCCCGGTCCTGTTCACCTCGCCCCGGGGCTACACGGAGGGCGAGACGTACACGGTGTCGGTGCTGACGAACCCCTCGGGCATGACGTGCGCGGTGAGCAAGGGCAGCGGCACCGTGGGCACCGCGGACGTGACGGATGTGGCCGTGGTGTGCTCGTTCAACCGCTACACGGTGGGCGGCACCGTGGCGGGCCTGGCGAGTGGCAAGTCGCTGGTGCTCACCAACAACGGCGGGGATGACCTGACGGTGGCGGCCTCGGGCGCCTTCACCTTCGCCACGTCCCTGACGAGCGGCTCGGCCTATTCGGTGGCGGTGAAGACCCAGCCCTCGGGCGCGGTCTGCACGGTGTCCAGCGGCACGGGCACCGTCGAGACGGCGAACGTGACGAGCGTGCGCGTGGACTGCGTGGCCTCGCAGTACACGGTGGGCGGGCTCGTCACCGGGCTGCCGAGCGGCAAGACGCTGGTGCTGGCCAGCGACAATGGCGATCGCCTGAGCATTCCGGGCACGGCGGAGGGCCAGGTGTCCTTCACCCTGGGCCAGGTCTACACGGAGGGCCAGACGTACACGGTGTCGGTGCGGACGGACCCCGCGGGCATGACGTGCGCGGTGAGCAAGGGCAGCGGCACGATGGGCACGGCCAACGTGACGGACGTGGCCGTGACGTGCTCGCCCCACCGGTACACGGTGGGCGGCTCCGTGGCGGGGCTCGCGAGTGGCAAGACGCTGGTGCTCACCAACAACGGCGGGGATGACCTGGCGGTGACGGCCTCGGGCCCGTTCACCTTCGCCACGTCCCTGACGAGCGGTTCGGCCTACGCCGTGGCGGTGAAGACCCAGCCCTCGGGTGCGGTCTGTACGGTGTCCAGCGGCACGGGCACCGTCGAGACGGCGAACGTGACGAGCGTGCGCGTGGACTGCGTGGCCTCGCAGTACACGGTGGGCGGGCTCGTCACCGGGCTGCCGAGCGGCAAGACGCTGGTGCTGGCCAGCGACAATGGCGATCGCCTGAGCATTCCGGGCACGGCGGAGGGCCAGGTGTCCTTCACCCTGGGCCAGGTCTACACGGAGGGCCAGACGTACACGGTGTCGGTGCGGACGGACCCCGCGGGCATGACGTGCGCGGTGAGCAAGGGCAGCGGCACGATGGGCACGGCCAACGTGACGGACGTGGCCGTGACGTGCTCGCCCCACCGGTACACGGTGGGCGGCTCCGTGGCGGGGCTCGCGAGTGGCAAGACGCTGGTGCTCACCAACAACGGCGGGGATGACCTGGCGGTGACGGCCTCGGGCCCGTTCACCTTCGCCACGTCCCTGACGAGCGGCTCGGCCTATGCCGTGGCGGTGAAGACCCAGCCCTCGGGTGCGGTCTGCACGGTGGCCAATGGCTCCGGCACCCTCGAGTCCAACGTGACCAACGTCCTTGTCGAGTGCACCTCCAACGCGTACTCGGTGGGCGGCACCGTGTTCGACCTGCCCGCGGGCAAGTCGCTGGTGCTCACCAACAACGGGGGCGATGACCTGACCGTGAGTGGAGGGAGCGGCGAGCGGCCCTTCACCTTCGCGACTCCGGTCGAGAGCGGTTCGCCCTACGTGGTGGCGGTGAAGACCCAGCCCGCGGGCATGACGTGCACCGTGTCCAATGGCTCCGGGACCGGCGATGTCTCGCCCATCACGAACGTCTCCGTGGTCTGCAGGACCGACACCTACAGCGTGGGCGGCACCCTGCGGGGTCTCCCCAGCGGCCGGTCGGTGGAGCTCACCAACAATGGGGGGGACAATCTGACGATCCAGGGCGCCTCGGGCTCGCCGACCTTCACCTTCCCCTCGCGGCTGCCGAGTGGCGCGACCTACACGGTGGCGGTGAAGACCCAGCCCTCGGGCGCGACGTGCACCGTGTCCAATGGCTCTGGCACCCTCGACGCCAACGTCACCGACGTCCTCGTGTCCTGCACGCTCAACACGTACTCGGTGGGCGGCACCATCACCGGGCTGCTGGGTGGCAAGTCCCTGGTGCTCACCAACAGCGGGGGCGATGACCTGACGGTGGTGGGGGCCTCGAGCGGCAACACGCTCTTCACCTTCGCCACCCCCGTGGCGAGTGGCTCGACGTACGCGGTGGCCCTGAAGACCCCGCCCACCGGACAGAACTGCACGGTGAGCGCCGCCACGGCGAGCGGCACGGTGGGCTCCTCCAACGTCACCAACGTGGCCATCACCTGCACCACGCCGCCGCGGATCTCCGTGCTGCGCGTGGGCGATGGCACGGCGACCCTCTCGAACGCCGCCACGCGCGTGTACATCGAGAGCCTTGAGGTCACGGGCGGCTCGGCCTCGAATTCCAGCACGGTGGCCGTGTCGGGGTTGACCATCTCCGGAGCGGCGGGCTCCGAGGGCTTCGTGAACCGGTCCGCAGATGGCCGGTACGTGGTGTTCGCCGGGTACAACGCGGCCCCGGGCACGGCCGGTGTCTCCACGAGCACCACGCCCCGCGTGGTGGGACGAGTGGACAACACCGGGACCATTTCCATCCCCGTGACGTTGACCAATGCCTTCCTGGGCGCCAGTGTCCGCTCGGCCGCCACGTCGGACGGGTCGGGTTACTGGGTCGCTGGCAATTCGTCCTCGAGCTCGGTCGCGGGCATTCACTACGCGGTCACGGGCTCGACGGGGGCGGCCACCCAGGTACTCGCCGATCCCAACAACGCGCGAGTGGTGGGGGTCTTCAACGGTGGTCTTTACCTGAGTACAAACAGTGGCTCCTACGTGAGCATCTCGTCGGTCGGCACTGGCCTGCCCATCACCACGGGTCAGAAGGCCACCGTGCTGCCAGGTTTGCCCCAGGGAGTGGCGCCCATGACGTCGCCGTACCAGTTCTTCTTCCTTGGAACGAACACCCTCTATGTCGCGGACGACGCCAGTCGCGTACTCAAGTACGTGTACAACCCGTCCACGAATAAGTGGGTCACGGCGACGCTGCCGGATTCAGGCACCGTCCTGAGTGTCGTGGCCGTCATGGATGGCACCGCCGTGCGTTTGGTGGCGACGGTGAAGAACGGCTCCAGGCTCATCACGATCCTCGATGACGGAGCGGCCACGGCCTGGACCACGCTCGCCACGGCGCCCACCAACACGGGCTACCGGGGCGTGACGCTGGCGCCCAACCCGTAA
- a CDS encoding N-acetylmuramoyl-L-alanine amidase family protein produces MPAPLPWPLLLSALLGSPEMETPPAPAAPWPAVNAPLTVASVTFPKGFGRKRIYLDAGHGAPGNEGNSSVTCEAEEAHTLRVAQALARRLEATGHFQVKLSRGPGERPPYADRLQEAERWRAALFVSLHSDARGQGVNWEAAPGQWCARNDLAPGYSVLYADDAAAPLVARRMRAARALARRMGEAGFPPYGGEDYVGLYAPDAGQAGAFVSRHAPGRRIFVLRKPSIPSVIIETHHAWDFEEAARWSEARTLEAFAAAVTQGLVDALGGP; encoded by the coding sequence ATGCCCGCTCCGCTGCCCTGGCCCCTGCTGCTGTCCGCCCTCCTGGGCAGTCCCGAGATGGAGACGCCTCCCGCCCCCGCGGCTCCATGGCCGGCGGTGAACGCGCCGCTCACGGTGGCGTCGGTGACGTTTCCCAAGGGCTTCGGGCGCAAGCGCATCTACCTGGACGCGGGCCACGGGGCGCCGGGCAACGAGGGCAACTCCTCCGTCACCTGCGAGGCGGAGGAGGCGCACACGCTTCGGGTGGCCCAGGCGCTGGCGCGGCGGCTGGAGGCCACGGGCCACTTCCAGGTGAAGCTGAGCCGAGGGCCCGGCGAGCGGCCCCCCTACGCCGACCGACTCCAGGAGGCCGAGCGCTGGCGGGCGGCGCTCTTCGTGAGCCTGCACTCGGACGCCCGGGGCCAGGGGGTGAACTGGGAGGCGGCGCCGGGCCAGTGGTGCGCGCGCAACGACCTGGCGCCCGGCTACAGCGTGCTCTACGCGGATGACGCGGCGGCGCCGCTGGTCGCCCGGCGCATGCGCGCGGCCCGGGCGCTGGCGCGGCGCATGGGCGAGGCGGGCTTCCCGCCCTACGGCGGCGAGGACTACGTGGGCCTGTACGCGCCGGACGCGGGACAGGCCGGGGCCTTCGTGAGCCGGCACGCGCCCGGCCGACGCATCTTCGTGCTGCGCAAGCCGAGCATCCCCTCCGTCATCATCGAGACGCACCACGCCTGGGACTTCGAGGAGGCGGCGCGCTGGAGCGAGGCGCGCACCCTGGAGGCCTTCGCGGCGGCGGTGACCCAGGGGCTGGTGGACGCGCTCGGCGGCCCCTGA
- a CDS encoding DUF1697 domain-containing protein has translation MARFIVLLRGINVGGHRKVPMAELRALGEGLGFTDVASYIQSGNLVVTAPGPAAAVEASLEQAIAQRFGFEVDVLARTPAQWTGYMKDNPLREASDAEPQRVMLVLAKAPPRAEAVEALRARATTERLEASKGALWVHYPEGAGVSKLSPALWERCVGSPVTARNWGTVLKLAAMVEA, from the coding sequence ATGGCCCGTTTCATCGTGTTGTTGCGCGGCATCAACGTGGGCGGCCACCGCAAGGTGCCCATGGCGGAATTGCGCGCGCTGGGCGAGGGGCTCGGCTTCACGGACGTGGCGAGCTACATCCAGAGCGGCAACCTCGTCGTCACCGCGCCAGGCCCGGCGGCGGCCGTGGAGGCCTCCCTGGAGCAGGCGATTGCCCAACGGTTCGGCTTCGAGGTGGACGTGCTCGCGCGCACGCCCGCGCAGTGGACGGGCTACATGAAGGACAACCCGTTGCGAGAGGCCTCCGACGCGGAGCCTCAGCGGGTGATGTTGGTGCTGGCCAAGGCGCCCCCGCGCGCGGAGGCCGTCGAGGCGTTGCGCGCGCGCGCCACCACCGAGCGGCTCGAGGCCTCCAAGGGGGCGCTCTGGGTGCACTACCCGGAGGGCGCGGGGGTCTCCAAGCTGTCCCCCGCGCTGTGGGAGCGGTGCGTGGGCTCGCCCGTCACCGCCCGCAACTGGGGCACGGTGCTCAAGCTCGCGGCGATGGTGGAGGCCTGA
- a CDS encoding cellulose binding domain-containing protein, with protein sequence MGRSGSRRGRAGAILAVLLAGMVSTGESRAGTTDVTIQYMNHNASAPNDDIIEANIKLRNDTPAAIALKDLVVRYWFTRNDAPMATPACWWWNTPSCPHLTVTSGIVALRGADRYVEIRFGHDAGVLAPGATTAAIDLGVTFGGHVDETDDYSYGTVTSFTDWKRITVHDAGSAPTEGLRGGTPPPPRDEKGERPHPLSGLSQGMSPPSLSLARRFARTPAIRPPPSPRA encoded by the coding sequence ATGGGTAGGAGCGGGAGCCGGAGGGGACGCGCGGGCGCGATCCTCGCCGTCCTCCTGGCGGGGATGGTGTCCACGGGCGAGAGCCGCGCGGGAACGACGGACGTCACCATCCAGTACATGAATCACAACGCCTCGGCGCCGAACGACGACATCATCGAGGCCAACATCAAGCTGCGCAACGACACCCCGGCGGCCATCGCGCTGAAGGATCTCGTGGTGCGCTACTGGTTCACGCGCAACGACGCGCCGATGGCCACACCCGCGTGCTGGTGGTGGAACACCCCGAGCTGTCCCCACCTCACCGTCACCTCCGGCATCGTGGCCCTGCGGGGCGCGGATCGCTACGTGGAGATCCGCTTCGGCCACGACGCGGGCGTCCTGGCGCCGGGCGCCACCACCGCGGCGATCGATCTGGGCGTGACGTTCGGCGGCCACGTCGACGAGACGGACGACTACTCCTACGGCACCGTGACCTCGTTCACCGACTGGAAGCGCATCACCGTGCACGATGCCGGCTCGGCGCCCACCGAGGGACTCCGAGGCGGCACGCCCCCGCCGCCCCGGGACGAGAAAGGCGAGCGGCCCCACCCCCTGAGCGGCCTGTCCCAGGGAATGTCCCCCCCGTCGTTGAGCCTCGCGCGGCGCTTCGCGCGGACCCCGGCAATCAGGCCTCCACCATCGCCGCGAGCTTGA
- a CDS encoding DUF6748 domain-containing protein — translation MSHDSQSPAYIVKDNGKRCFAPPCDHYDLFHADRPDEKLQSIHELDLSAVTDDPTTLGELQERAFSAEGLKLVGTLDTRLKAGPAGDAIVLRATRVIG, via the coding sequence ATGAGCCACGATTCCCAGTCCCCCGCCTACATCGTCAAGGACAACGGCAAGCGCTGCTTCGCCCCGCCCTGTGACCACTACGATCTGTTCCACGCGGACCGGCCGGACGAGAAGCTCCAGAGCATCCACGAGCTGGACCTGAGCGCCGTCACCGACGACCCGACGACGCTGGGCGAACTCCAGGAGCGCGCCTTCTCCGCCGAGGGCCTCAAGCTGGTGGGCACGCTGGACACGCGCCTCAAGGCCGGCCCGGCGGGCGATGCCATCGTGCTGCGCGCCACGCGCGTCATCGGCTGA
- a CDS encoding AAA family ATPase, giving the protein MVRREWTARVLGVGGLEGPEGQRLRLERRAAALLAWLGLEGPSLKFSLACLLWPDSPPATARGNMRQLLRRLRVLGGGVEWVEATAEQLALAPGLWVDVAALKAAAGARDPARALEALPPEGGAPVLLAGLELDADDELSRWLVGARATVDGWVRAAREARIEHHLAQAEWAPALALLEGWLRQEPECERAGGHLIRWHYLQGDRSAALAAFERLRATLSRELGVSPLPETLALVRQIEKGQAPARATTPPLPLSVQRPPVLTGREAAWRQLEEGRAAGQLLLIRGEPGVGKSRLAEEFAASQGRWLRIMGRYGDQGIPFASQARALRAHLARRPEVRLPEWVREELARVLPELATAPPRPPPDPEGSELRFLEAHAEAMRLLMDEDVVIVDDLQYWDAASARVFVYAFGRLFDSDGSPGPRPCFIDCYRRGELPAYSEHNIQHLVDTGLARIIDLEPLSPEEVQRFVASLELPGAERQALALARYTGGNPLYLIETLKHLLETNGLDKDWPARLPPPGRVAHLLQRRLERLSPLALKLAQVATLRETPLPLALAAALFEAAPTEVQAALAELEAAQVLVGARFSHDLVEEAVRASLSPTEARVLGSRLAEQAWH; this is encoded by the coding sequence GTGGTTCGACGCGAATGGACAGCACGGGTCCTGGGGGTGGGCGGCCTGGAGGGGCCCGAGGGCCAGCGGCTCCGGTTGGAGCGCAGGGCCGCGGCGCTCCTGGCCTGGTTGGGGCTGGAGGGGCCCTCGCTGAAGTTCTCCCTGGCGTGTCTGCTCTGGCCCGACTCCCCGCCCGCCACCGCGCGCGGCAACATGCGCCAGTTGCTGCGCCGCCTGCGCGTGCTGGGCGGGGGCGTGGAGTGGGTGGAGGCCACCGCGGAGCAACTGGCGCTCGCCCCGGGCCTGTGGGTGGACGTGGCGGCCCTGAAGGCGGCCGCCGGGGCGCGGGATCCAGCCCGGGCGCTGGAGGCCCTCCCGCCCGAGGGCGGCGCGCCCGTGCTGCTCGCCGGGCTGGAGCTGGACGCGGACGACGAGCTGTCGCGCTGGCTCGTGGGCGCCCGCGCCACCGTGGACGGCTGGGTGCGCGCGGCCCGCGAGGCCCGGATCGAGCACCACCTGGCCCAGGCGGAGTGGGCCCCCGCCCTGGCGCTGTTGGAGGGCTGGCTGCGGCAGGAGCCCGAGTGCGAGCGGGCCGGCGGCCACCTCATCCGCTGGCACTACCTCCAGGGAGACCGGAGCGCCGCGCTGGCCGCCTTCGAGCGGCTGCGCGCCACGCTCTCGCGCGAGCTGGGCGTGTCGCCCCTGCCGGAGACGCTCGCCCTGGTGCGGCAGATCGAGAAGGGCCAGGCGCCCGCCCGCGCCACCACCCCACCCCTGCCCCTGTCCGTGCAGCGCCCGCCGGTCCTCACCGGCCGGGAGGCCGCCTGGCGGCAACTGGAGGAAGGCCGGGCGGCGGGCCAGCTGCTGTTGATCCGAGGCGAGCCCGGCGTGGGCAAGTCGCGCCTCGCCGAGGAGTTCGCGGCCAGCCAGGGCCGCTGGCTGCGCATCATGGGCCGCTACGGCGATCAAGGCATCCCCTTCGCCTCGCAAGCGCGGGCCCTGCGCGCGCACCTGGCGCGCCGGCCCGAGGTGCGCCTGCCGGAGTGGGTGCGCGAGGAGCTGGCCCGGGTGCTGCCCGAGCTCGCCACCGCCCCGCCCCGCCCGCCGCCGGATCCGGAGGGCAGCGAGCTGCGCTTCCTGGAGGCCCATGCCGAGGCGATGCGGCTGCTGATGGACGAGGACGTGGTCATCGTGGACGACCTCCAGTACTGGGACGCCGCCAGCGCCCGGGTGTTCGTCTACGCCTTCGGGCGCCTGTTCGACTCGGACGGCTCCCCGGGCCCGCGGCCCTGCTTCATCGACTGCTACCGCCGGGGTGAGCTGCCCGCGTACTCCGAGCACAACATCCAGCACCTCGTGGACACGGGGCTCGCGCGCATCATCGACCTGGAGCCGCTGTCGCCCGAGGAGGTCCAACGGTTCGTGGCGAGCCTGGAGCTGCCCGGGGCCGAGCGCCAGGCCCTGGCCCTGGCCCGCTACACGGGCGGCAATCCCCTCTACCTCATCGAGACGCTCAAGCACCTGCTCGAGACCAACGGCCTGGACAAGGACTGGCCCGCGCGCCTGCCGCCCCCGGGACGGGTGGCCCACCTGCTCCAGCGCCGCCTCGAGCGGCTCTCGCCCCTGGCGCTCAAGCTCGCGCAGGTGGCCACCCTGCGCGAGACCCCCCTGCCCCTGGCGCTCGCCGCCGCCCTGTTCGAGGCCGCCCCCACCGAGGTCCAGGCGGCGCTCGCCGAGCTCGAGGCCGCCCAGGTCCTGGTGGGCGCGCGCTTCAGCCACGATCTCGTGGAGGAGGCCGTCCGGGCGAGCCTCTCGCCCACGGAGGCCCGGGTCCTGGGCAGTCGGCTCGCCGAACAGGCCTGGCACTGA